The region CTATATCGACATCGTCTTTTCGCACGAGCTGGTGGGTTCCGGCGCGCTTAAAGGCAAGGTCTTGCAGCTTGCGCTAAGCGTCAGTACTCCGCTTAGCGAATACTCTAAACAGGGCGCGATCGGCTTTAGCTTGGATGAAATTTTAACGCCGCTTAAGATCGCGGCAAACTACTGCGGGATGGAGTTTGCCGTGCCGTTTATTAGTAGCGGATTTGAGCCGGGCGAGTTTGGCGACGATGCCGTAGATGCCGCAGCTGCGCGCTTTGGCAAGCTTTTACGAGGAGAGCTAAGCCCAGGCGAATATCAAATTTAGCCTCGTCTTTTGCGACCGCGAGTTAAAATTTCGCGACAACAACGTGGCTAAAAGCATTGCAATACGTCTGACTGGTACGTGTTATACGATGTTTGCGTGATATTAAAAAATACGTTTTTTAGTAAAATTTGCGCTTAAAACCGGAAGATCACGCATCAAGTAGTAGTGCCAAGCATGCCCAAGCTCATGAGCTTGCTGGATTAAGTGCGAAAGAGTATTCATGTAGGTGGTAAAAATTCTTGGTTGCTTAAATTTTGGCAAACTTACAAAAAATGCTCCACCAGCTTTATTTTCTCGCACATCGCTTTCTATCCAGTGTTTGTCTATCATAAGCTCTATAAAACTATCTTCGCCCAGTGGTTTTAATGCTTTTTTGATGATTTTATAGATGAGATTGCTACTTTTATGACTAAGATGCAAAAGATAAATATAAAATTTTAATATTAAGTACGACTATTGCGGTGTTATTTAAAGCCAATTAAAATATGTAAAATACAAAAGGACGTAAATATTTGGTTTGGTAAAAATTCAAATGATGCCAGTAGCAACTTATTTTAGTATTTATTCCCTCGGAAGTCCGTTTTTACCCCGCTTATCGCTGATTAGCTTACCCGCTTCGTCGTATTTTTTGGCGCGGATGAGCCTTCCGCGCTCAAACTCGCCCTGGGCTTCGAGTTTGCCGTTTGCAAAAGACGCTGTAGGTTTGGCGTCTAGCATTGCCGACGTCGGCGTAGTTACTACGAAAACGTCGAAATTTTCGGAGATTTTGCTTGAAAATTTAGGGGTCTTAAATTTTATAAAAGTAGTGGTAGGCCGCGACGACGTGCTAAATCCAAAACCTAACGCGGAGCCCGTAAATTTAGCTCTCGCAAAACTTGGAAAAGATAAGCGAAACGCATTTATGATAGGCGATACGCAAATGGATCTAATGGTGGCAAAGAACGCCGGCATCAAAGGTATCGGCCTAACTTGCGGATACGCGGATGCGCAAAGTCTAAAAGAGCATTCGGATTTAATCTTTCAAAACGCTTATGAAGCGGTAAAATTTTTAGCAAGCAACTAAAATTAGTGGATTTTATCAAACGACCTTGCTTACCGCTCGGCTAAGTCATTTCCTTCGTCTAGCGACCGTTTTGATTAAGCATAGACAGCGCCGCCTCAACCGCCGCGTCAATGTGTATCTGCGTCGTATCAAAAAGCCGCAAGTCCGTATCTGCCTGCGATATTAGCATGCCTATCTCGGTGCAGCCAAGTATCGCTCCTTGCGCACCGCGCGACCCAAAATCCTCGATGATGCGCAAGAAATTCGCCTTTGAGCTAGGCGCGATTTTGCCGCAGCAAAGCTCCTCAAAGATGACGCGATTTATTTCCGCCATATCCCCCGCGCTTGGCAAAAGCACCTCCGCGCCGCCCTCTATCAACCGACTCTTGTAAAAATCCTGCGTCATCGTATAAACGGTGCCGAGCAGCCCTACCTTGGCGACGCCGGCGTTTTTTAGCGCTTTTAGCGTGGCGTCCGCGATGTGCGCCACAGGCACGCTAACGGCGCTTTGCACGGCGTCAAAGCACCTATGCATCGTATTTGTGCAGATGAAGATAAAATCCGCCCCGCCGCCTTGCAAAATCCTAGCGTGCCGCGCCAAAATTTCGTCCGCATCCTCCCATCTGTTTTCGCGCTGGCAGGCCTCGATCTCCTCGAAATTTACGCTGCTTAGCAGTATCTCCGCGCTGCTAAGGCCGCCTAAGCGCTCGTTTATTTTGCGATTTATTTGCTCGTAATACGTTATCGTAGACTCAAAACTCATCCCGCCGATTAGGCCGATTTTTTTCATTTTTTCTCCTTAAATTTCAGCGATTTTACGGTTTTAAATTAAATTTGCTCTAAATTTAAATTTCGTCCGCCGCGTTAAATTCGGCTGCAACTGCCTAAAATAACGAGTATAAATTAACTGCGTAAATTTTTAGCCTGCGACGTAAAAGAGCAAATTTAACGAAATAAACGCGCTAAATTTAACGAACCGATGGGGCCGAATTTACAAAGGAAATTTAAACGCTCGGCTCGGAAGATAGCTTAAATGAAGAGAGTTTAAATTCGGCGCTTGCGATCCGAATTTGCGAGCAAATTTTCTCTTTGGCGCGTAAATTTTATCGGCTCAAAGCGGCGTTTTGATTACTTCGCTGGGGGTGGATTAAATTTACGGCTTTTCGGTTTGGTAAAGTTTTATTTTTTGCAAGAAAAACCGTCTGCGGATTTTGTCCGTTCGCGTCCGCAAGTCTCGCGCCTACGTTTTGGCGCGCTTTGCCAGAAGTCGTTTCGGCGTCTTTAAATGCGAGCTTGACGCCCAAACCGCCTCTATTTTACGCCCGCAAACGCCAAAACGCGAGTTTTGGCGTCAAATTCGCGCAAATATCGCCGCTTTACGATTTAGCGCTTTAATCTCGCGCCGTGAAATTTAAGCGCCGTTTGCGCGTAGTCGTTTCGCGCGGTAAAATTTCTAAATTTTCGCAGATTTTGCTCGGCTTTTATCGCTTCACCGCTTTTTTGAGCTTTACACGCCAAATTCCCCGCCAAAGCGATATAAACGTTAAATTTACGGCTAAAAGCTAAAATTTAAAGAGCGAATTTAAACCGCAAAGGCATAAATTTAGCTAAATTTACTCCCTCGGAAGTCCGTTTTTATCAGACTTGTCGCTGATTAGCTTGCCCGCTTCGTCGTATTTTTTGGCGCGGATGAGCCTGCCGCGCTCAAACTCGCCATGGGCCTCTAGTTTGCCGTTTGCGTAGTAGTGGCGCGCCTCGCCGACCTCCAGCCCGTCCTCAAACATCACTCTGGCTTTTAGCTTGCCGTTTTCGTGATACTCCTCGTACAGTCCGTGATAGCGCCCGTTTTTAAACATCACTTTTGCCGCCAGCGCCCCGCTCTCGTAGTAGTCCAACCCCGCGCCCGTTTGGCGGCCGTCTTTGTACTCGTATTCGCCTCGTAGCTTGCCGCTTGGGTAGTATTCGCGCGCGACGCCGTCCTTTTCGCCGTCTTTGTAATTTTCTACCACGCGCGTTTTGCCGTTTTCGTAAAATCGCTTCCAAACGCCTTGTTTACGGTCGTTTTTGTATTCGCCCGTCTTCTCCACGGGGCCGCTTTCGTAGTACCATGTCTCCGCACCCTCTCGCTTGCCCTCTTTATACGTTCGCTTGCCGCGGATCTTGCCGCTTTTGTAGTAGTCGACGTTCTCGCCGTTTCGAAGCCCGCCCGCGTACGGGCTACGCGCGCTAACCTCTCCGCTAACGTAATAGTCGGTAAACACGCCCTCTCGCTTGTCTGCCTTGTAGGTGCCCTCCTGCTTTAACGCGCCACCCTCGTCAAAATAGTAGCGGCGGTAGCGCCCGTCGCGGACGTTATTTTTGTATTCGCTCTCGCCCATCAGAGCACCGCTATCTGCGTGATAGTGCTTCGCCGTGCCCTCGCGAACGCCGTTTTTTAGGTGGTATTCGTTTGAGGGTTTGTCCCTGCCGTCAAAATAGTCCCTGTATCGCACCGCCGTGCCGCCCTGCACGTCTATCTCGCGTATGAGCGTAGGCGGCAGAGGTTTTAGCCTCGGATAGATCATGCCCATCGCATTTACGTCATATAGGTCCTCGACGCTGTAACGTAGCATCTTTAACGTACCGTCGTAGAGCTTGCCTTTTACGTAGTAAAGCCCGTTTTTTAGGGTAGCTTCGGGCTTCATTACGACTTTTGGCTCTAGAGCTTGCGCACCGATGGCTAGAAGCGGAAGTAAAAATAGAATTTTTAGGATTTTCATGGTTCTCCTGCTTTGTTTGATTTAGGTAATTTTAAAATTTGAAATTAAATTTAAGGTGAAGATGATGCTAAAATCTGTTGTTTGTTTTTATTTATTGATAATTAATTTACAAGTTGGTTTTTGATAGTATTTCGCATAACGTAAATTTTTAGCATATGCATGATAGCGAGGTTTAAAAATGGGTTTAGATATAGATAAAATTTTGCAAGTACCAAGAGAAGAGATCGAGCAAAATGATCTTGAAAGACTTAAAGAGCTTGGAATTATTAGCGAAAATATATATCTTTTTGATACACTAGAGCGGCCTAAAAAACAGTATTGGGTTAAAAAATGCGAATATGACGGTCAATCTTTTTTCATTTTTAATTATTTTTTCTTTAGCTCGGATCCAGGTCTAAAAAATCATATAGATTTAGAAAAGTATCTACAAAGCGATGAACCAAATATAATCCTACAAAACTGCCTTATAGGAAATCAAAAAGATATAAAAAATTTAAACAAAATCAAGCAAGCTATTATAGCTATCAACTCTGAATTTCCCAATATCATCTCTTGCGAATTTGAAAACGAAATATTTTTACGCAACATCAGCAATAACAGCACATTTGGTGTATGCGAATTTGCAAAAAAAGTTTACGTAGATGGATATGCGTTTTTTTCAGGCATGCACGTTTAACGGCGATTTCATATCTGCAAATGCCATAAACGGTGTTTTCATACCCGAAAAAAATGCTAAACAAGATATATCCTTTGCAAGTAGTATCTTTAATAAATCTTTTGAATTAGTTACAAAGAATGAGTTGGAAGGGTTAAAATTTGAAGCCGCCTATTTTAAACAAAAATTTATTATGGATATAGGGAAATTTAGCGTTCTAGATTTCTAAAGTGCCGAATTTGATTGCGAGCTTAATTTGCACTCAATGCAGTTTGACGGGATAAATATAAATTTTACCAAGGCCAGATTTAATCAAAAGCTAAGTTTTCATAGGAGCGTAATTAACTGCGAAGTGCTTTTCAAAGAAGCTTGTTTTGAGGATGATTTGATTTTTACAAAAGCTAAATTTAATGATCTGGTAAATTTAAGTAAAGTAGTTTTTAAAAAAGAGGTACATTTCCATGGAACTAAATTTAATAAAGCGATAATAAGTGAAACAAATTTTGAAAATAAAGTTGATTTTTCAAATGCAATATTCAAAGAAAAAGCACATTTCAGAAATGCTATTTTTACAAAAGACGTAAAATTAAATAATATATTGTTTAAAAATAATGCATACTTCAAAAATACATTATTTAAAGATTTTGTTAATTTTAGTGAGACAAATTTTGAAAAGAATGCCAACTTTTATAGCGCAAATTTTGAAAAGCCGGTTAATTTCTCGTCAATCATTTTTAACGGCGCTTTAAATTTTGTAAATGCAAAAACAGATTTTACATATGATGAGCTTAAAAAGTTTATCGAAGATACAAGCACCAACAATATAAGTGCAACCAATGATTTTAGAGACGGGTTTAGACTCATGAAACACGCTTTAAACAACAAAGGCAATGCGCTAGACGCAAGCTTGTTTCACCGCCTAGAACTATACTGCAAAGAGTTGGAGCTGGAATTTACTCTTGAAAATGCAAAGGCTAAAGATAGCAAAAACGATAAAAAAGTAAAATCTGCCAATGAAGTAGAAGCCAGGCCTAAAAGCAAAAATCGTATTGAGCTTTTTTTAGATTTGATAACACTAAAATTATATAGAAACACTAGCGATCATCATACAAATTTATTTAAGATAATAAACTTTACTATTCTAACTATTGCTATGTATGGATTGTCTTTTTGGGTTTTAGATGATTTTTTGTTGAAAGCAATGATTGATAGTCCTAAAATATTGGTGCTATTGTTGCTGTTTATTTTTTTAATTGGACCACTAACATGTTTATTGTATTTTGTAGCGGAGTATAAAATACTATGGGCAACTGCGCCGATAGGAATTTTTGCATATATCATTTTCATTACACCAGGCTTAGTTAATGTCTTTGACTATTCTGTTTATGTTATTGTTTTTATACTTTTATATGTGACATTATATGTTTTGTCGTTTTATTTATTTAGATTTAGTTTTGTGCGTTTTATGACATATTTAATTTTTATGGCTATTTTTTGGATAAACCTGTATTAATAACTCCGTTTATTGGTATTTTTACATCAGAAAAAATAGCTGAAAGCAAATTTGAAGAATACATAATAAAATACAATAATAATGGCTTGGACGATATGCTTTTGGATGCAAATTTTACCAATACAAAAGCAGAACATAAGATCAATTTTATAGTTAAAAATAGAAAAATAATTTTAGAAAGATTGGATAATAGTAGAACAAGCACTCCTTTAATTGATTTTGTGAAAAAATACATAAAATATTCAAAGGAACCCATGGATAATAATGTCAGCTACAAAAATTTAAATGAAACTACTAAAAAATCGTATGAAAAGGTTCTAAATGCTCTAAAATACGATGAAGCAATGCAATCAATACAAAAAAGTGCAAATTTACTTTATGTTTTTATTATGCTACTCGTCATCTACTCTCTTACAAAAACTGCACGTAGAAATTCTGTAGTGCCTAGCTAGAGGTTTATGTCGCTATTAGTGGCAATAAGGTGAACAAGCCTTTTTAAATTTTGCTCGCTTCTTAAATAGATATTGGCGAAATTTGTCAGGGTCTTTACTTTAGATTTTGCCACTTGTGATAACAGATAAGTAAATTAGCTAAATTTAGATAGATAAAAATTTAGCCGTCTTTTAGCGCCTCTGCGACTACCGTCCACTCTTGCGCAAGCTTTTCAAAGCTAAAATTTGCGTTTGCCGGGCTAGTCGAGGGTAATTTGAGGGGCGGTTTGCCCGTTGCGTTTAAAATTTTATCTTTTAGGTATTTTTCGCAGATTTCGTGAGCTTTGCCGCCGTTTGCGAATACCTGCACTATGCGCGCTCCGCTAAAAATCGGTTCTAAATTTGCGGGCGAGACGGCGGTCATTTTAGCATCGCTCGAGCCCTTTATCTCGCACGAGATCGCAGCGTCGTAGATAGCGATGCGGCGGGCGAGCAGGAAATTTATCTTTTCATCCGTGCTTGTAGGCAGCGGAGCGTTTAAAATCCCGGCCAGCACCCGCCAAAAGCGATTTTGCGGATTTGCGTAGTAAAAGCCAAATTTACGAGAAACTACGGAAGGGAAGGATCCGAGGATTAAAATTTTAGAGTTTTTATCAAAAATCGGTTTAAAAGGATGGGTTTGGCTCATTTTGCGCCTTTTAAATTTGCCGCGTTAAATTTAAAATTTCAAATTTGAAAGCAAATTTAACCGCCCAAACGAGCAGCCAAATTTACAGATATTTTCTCTCGCCCGTCAAATTTAGGCGAGAGAAATTTGCTCCTTACTCGGCTACGCTGCCGGCAGAGACATCCTCGGCGCTCCCAGGCGCGTCAGACTCGATCTCGTCGCTAAAATCAGCCAAGCTTAGGCGTTTTAGCTGGCGGTAGCGTCTTTGCGCGTCGGCCTTGTTTTTAGCTAGCAGCTCGTCTGCGTGCTGCGGGTTAGTTTTCTTAAGCGAGTTGTAGCGAACCTCGTTTAGCAAAAACTCCTCGTAAAGCGACCAATCCGGCTCTTTTGAGGTCATTTTGAGCGGATTTTTGCCCTCTTTGATTAGACGCGGATCGTAGACGTAGGTCGGCCAGTAGCCACACTTGGTCGCTAGCTCGCCTTGACCGCCGGAGTAGGCCATGCCGCCTTTTATACCGTGCGCGATACACGGCGAATACGCGATCACGAGGCTAGGTCCGTCGTAGGCTTCGGCTGCGGCGATGGCTTTTATCGTGTTTGCCTGGCTCGCGTTTGAGTTGATTTGAGCTACGAAGATATTTCCGTAGGTCATCGCGATGTAGCCCAAATCTTTTTTCTGCATCGGCTTGCCGCTAGCGGTAAACTGCGCTATGGAGCCCGCGCGACTTGATTTTGAGCTTTGGCCGCCGGTGTTTGAGTAGACTTCGGTGTCAAGTACGAGCACGTTTACGTTCTCGCCGCTAGCTAGTACGTGGTCAAGCCCGCCAAAGCCGATATCGTACGCCCAGCCGTCGCCGCCGATGATCCACTGGGACTTTTTGACGAGATATCTTTTTAGCTCTAAAATTTCTTTAACGCCCTCTACGTCTAAATTTTGCTCCAAAATCGGCGTTAAAATTTTAGCGATTTGCGTCGTTTTCTCGCCGTCGTTTTTGTGCGTTATCCAGTCGGAGTATAGCGCGGCTAGGGCATTTGGCGCGGCGTCTTTGGTGCGTAGCATGACGTCTTCGATACGGTGGCGCAGCGTCTCTACCGCGACATTCATACCCATGCC is a window of Campylobacter concisus DNA encoding:
- a CDS encoding NAD(P)H-dependent oxidoreductase, with the protein product MKTLVILSHPNLAASRVNKALSQVAKAAADAKVRHLEGLYGLDIARIDARAEQDALAAAERIVFLYPMHWLNVPPMLKAYIDIVFSHELVGSGALKGKVLQLALSVSTPLSEYSKQGAIGFSLDEILTPLKIAANYCGMEFAVPFISSGFEPGEFGDDAVDAAAARFGKLLRGELSPGEYQI
- a CDS encoding HAD family hydrolase encodes the protein MSLPRSNSPWASSLPFAKDAVGLASSIADVGVVTTKTSKFSEILLENLGVLNFIKVVVGRDDVLNPKPNAEPVNLALAKLGKDKRNAFMIGDTQMDLMVAKNAGIKGIGLTCGYADAQSLKEHSDLIFQNAYEAVKFLASN
- a CDS encoding aspartate/glutamate racemase family protein, producing MKKIGLIGGMSFESTITYYEQINRKINERLGGLSSAEILLSSVNFEEIEACQRENRWEDADEILARHARILQGGGADFIFICTNTMHRCFDAVQSAVSVPVAHIADATLKALKNAGVAKVGLLGTVYTMTQDFYKSRLIEGGAEVLLPSAGDMAEINRVIFEELCCGKIAPSSKANFLRIIEDFGSRGAQGAILGCTEIGMLISQADTDLRLFDTTQIHIDAAVEAALSMLNQNGR
- a CDS encoding toxin-antitoxin system YwqK family antitoxin — protein: MKILKILFLLPLLAIGAQALEPKVVMKPEATLKNGLYYVKGKLYDGTLKMLRYSVEDLYDVNAMGMIYPRLKPLPPTLIREIDVQGGTAVRYRDYFDGRDKPSNEYHLKNGVREGTAKHYHADSGALMGESEYKNNVRDGRYRRYYFDEGGALKQEGTYKADKREGVFTDYYVSGEVSARSPYAGGLRNGENVDYYKSGKIRGKRTYKEGKREGAETWYYESGPVEKTGEYKNDRKQGVWKRFYENGKTRVVENYKDGEKDGVAREYYPSGKLRGEYEYKDGRQTGAGLDYYESGALAAKVMFKNGRYHGLYEEYHENGKLKARVMFEDGLEVGEARHYYANGKLEAHGEFERGRLIRAKKYDEAGKLISDKSDKNGLPRE
- a CDS encoding pentapeptide repeat-containing protein, which produces MQFDGININFTKARFNQKLSFHRSVINCEVLFKEACFEDDLIFTKAKFNDLVNLSKVVFKKEVHFHGTKFNKAIISETNFENKVDFSNAIFKEKAHFRNAIFTKDVKLNNILFKNNAYFKNTLFKDFVNFSETNFEKNANFYSANFEKPVNFSSIIFNGALNFVNAKTDFTYDELKKFIEDTSTNNISATNDFRDGFRLMKHALNNKGNALDASLFHRLELYCKELELEFTLENAKAKDSKNDKKVKSANEVEARPKSKNRIELFLDLITLKLYRNTSDHHTNLFKIINFTILTIAMYGLSFWVLDDFLLKAMIDSPKILVLLLLFIFLIGPLTCLLYFVAEYKILWATAPIGIFAYIIFITPGLVNVFDYSVYVIVFILLYVTLYVLSFYLFRFSFVRFMTYLIFMAIFWINLY
- a CDS encoding DNA-deoxyinosine glycosylase encodes the protein MSQTHPFKPIFDKNSKILILGSFPSVVSRKFGFYYANPQNRFWRVLAGILNAPLPTSTDEKINFLLARRIAIYDAAISCEIKGSSDAKMTAVSPANLEPIFSGARIVQVFANGGKAHEICEKYLKDKILNATGKPPLKLPSTSPANANFSFEKLAQEWTVVAEALKDG